From the genome of Actinacidiphila yeochonensis CN732, one region includes:
- a CDS encoding NAD(P)/FAD-dependent oxidoreductase, whose amino-acid sequence MSTTERPRILVVGGGYVGLYAARRIMKKMRYGEATVTVVDPRSYMTYQPFLPETAAGSISPRHVVVPLRRVLPGAEVLTGRVSSIDQDRKVAVVEPLVGDSYELPFDYLVIALGAVSRTFPIPGLAENGIGMKGVEEAIGLRNHILEQLDKADSTTDEEIRRKALTFVFVGGGFAGAETVGEVEDMARDAAKYYPNVKREDMRFILVDAADKILPEVGPQLGRWGLEHLQERGIEIYLGTSMKSCVDKHVVLANGLEVDASTIVWTAGVKPNPALARFGLPLGPRGHVDTATTLQVQGTDYIWAAGDNAQVPDLAAGEGAWCPPNAQHALRQAKVLGDNVVSGMRGFPQGDYKHANKGAVAGLGLHKGVAMIVLGGRKIKLKGRLAWYMHRGYHGLAVPTWNRKIRVFADWTLGMFLKREVVSLGAIENPREEFYEAARPAPAPAAEKKADGSPETAKVAS is encoded by the coding sequence ATGAGCACCACGGAGCGTCCACGGATTCTCGTCGTAGGCGGCGGTTACGTCGGCCTGTACGCGGCGCGTCGCATCATGAAGAAGATGCGGTACGGCGAGGCGACTGTCACGGTCGTCGACCCGCGCTCGTACATGACGTACCAGCCCTTCCTTCCCGAAACCGCAGCAGGAAGCATCTCCCCGCGGCATGTCGTCGTCCCGCTGCGACGCGTCCTCCCCGGGGCCGAGGTGCTCACCGGCCGCGTCTCCAGCATCGACCAGGACCGCAAGGTCGCCGTGGTCGAGCCGCTCGTGGGCGACTCCTACGAGCTCCCCTTCGACTACCTGGTGATCGCGCTCGGCGCCGTCTCCCGCACCTTCCCGATCCCCGGCCTGGCCGAGAACGGCATCGGCATGAAGGGTGTGGAGGAGGCGATCGGCCTGCGCAACCACATCCTGGAGCAGCTGGACAAGGCCGACTCCACCACCGACGAGGAGATCCGCCGCAAGGCGCTCACCTTCGTCTTCGTCGGCGGCGGCTTCGCCGGTGCGGAGACCGTCGGCGAGGTCGAGGACATGGCCCGCGACGCCGCCAAGTACTACCCGAACGTCAAGCGCGAGGACATGCGCTTCATCCTCGTCGACGCCGCGGACAAGATCCTCCCCGAGGTCGGCCCGCAGCTGGGCCGCTGGGGCCTGGAGCACCTCCAGGAGCGCGGTATCGAGATCTACCTCGGTACGTCCATGAAGTCCTGTGTCGACAAGCACGTGGTGCTCGCCAACGGGCTCGAGGTCGACGCGTCCACCATCGTCTGGACCGCGGGCGTCAAGCCCAACCCGGCGCTGGCCCGCTTCGGCCTGCCGCTGGGCCCGCGCGGCCACGTGGACACCGCGACCACCCTCCAGGTCCAGGGCACGGACTACATCTGGGCCGCCGGCGACAACGCGCAGGTCCCCGACCTCGCCGCCGGCGAGGGTGCCTGGTGCCCGCCGAACGCGCAGCACGCGCTGCGGCAGGCCAAGGTGCTCGGCGACAACGTGGTGTCCGGGATGCGCGGCTTCCCGCAGGGCGACTACAAGCACGCCAACAAGGGCGCCGTGGCGGGCCTGGGCCTGCACAAGGGCGTGGCGATGATCGTCCTCGGCGGACGGAAGATCAAGCTCAAGGGCCGTCTCGCCTGGTACATGCACCGCGGCTACCACGGCCTGGCCGTGCCGACCTGGAACCGCAAGATCCGGGTCTTCGCCGACTGGACGCTCGGCATGTTCCTCAAGCGCGAGGTCGTCTCGCTCGGCGCGATCGAGAACCCCCGCGAGGAGTTCTACGAGGCCGCCCGGCCCGCCCCGGCCCCGGCCGCGGAGAAGAAGGCCGACGGCAGCCCGGAGACCGCGAAGGTCGCCTCCTGA
- a CDS encoding LysM peptidoglycan-binding domain-containing protein has translation MGKHSRVSKRFVRIATLAGVAGTAIAVPLIASTSASAASVATWDAVAQCESGGNWHINTGNGYYGGLQFSQSSWEAAGGLQYAQRADLATKDQQIAIAEKLLALQGPSAWSCAAAGGLTAGGPAPDINPSGTSSSTASTASSASTSSSASTSSTTTSSSSSTTSAASSSSAKTAATPAHNSTAIRWGHGKYTVKHGDTLSSIAAKHHVAGGWKKLFQLNHDIVKKADLIYPGQHLRLS, from the coding sequence ATGGGTAAGCACAGTCGTGTCTCGAAGAGGTTTGTCCGCATCGCCACGCTGGCCGGTGTCGCCGGCACCGCGATCGCGGTTCCGCTGATCGCCTCGACCTCCGCCTCCGCCGCGTCCGTCGCCACCTGGGACGCGGTCGCCCAGTGCGAGTCGGGCGGCAACTGGCACATCAACACCGGCAACGGCTACTACGGCGGCCTGCAGTTCTCGCAGTCCAGCTGGGAGGCGGCCGGCGGCCTGCAGTACGCGCAGCGCGCCGACCTCGCCACCAAGGACCAGCAGATCGCGATCGCCGAGAAGCTGCTCGCCCTGCAGGGCCCCAGCGCCTGGTCCTGCGCCGCCGCCGGCGGCCTGACCGCGGGCGGCCCCGCCCCGGACATCAACCCGTCCGGCACCTCCTCCTCCACGGCCTCCACCGCGTCGTCGGCCTCGACGTCCTCCTCGGCCTCGACGTCGTCCACGACCACGTCCTCGTCCTCCTCCACGACCTCCGCCGCGTCGTCGTCCTCGGCGAAGACCGCCGCCACCCCGGCGCACAACAGCACCGCGATCCGCTGGGGCCACGGCAAGTACACCGTCAAGCACGGCGACACGCTCTCCAGCATCGCCGCCAAGCACCACGTGGCCGGCGGTTGGAAGAAGCTCTTCCAGCTCAACCACGACATCGTGAAGAAGGCCGACCTGATCTACCCGGGTCAGCACCTGCGCCTGAGCTGA
- a CDS encoding FtsB family cell division protein: protein MGSDRFSTAARLKAIGQEAQARVYRAAARRPMRRNRLTGRAALLALVLCSLVVVLAYPTRQYIAQRSAIADQRRQAEQAEQRVKQLREEKARWQDPAYVEAQARTYLHYVRPGETGFTLVGTAASGSLDPAAENGAADKAAANRPWYANLWDGVDHADTAAEPHH from the coding sequence GTGGGGTCGGATCGCTTCTCCACCGCGGCCCGGCTGAAGGCCATCGGGCAGGAGGCGCAGGCGCGGGTCTACCGGGCCGCGGCCCGGCGGCCGATGCGCCGCAACCGGCTGACCGGGCGGGCCGCGCTGCTCGCGCTGGTGCTGTGCTCGCTCGTCGTCGTCCTGGCCTACCCGACCCGGCAGTACATCGCGCAGCGCTCCGCCATCGCCGACCAGCGCCGCCAGGCCGAGCAGGCCGAGCAGCGGGTGAAGCAGCTGCGCGAGGAGAAGGCCCGCTGGCAGGACCCCGCCTACGTGGAGGCCCAGGCCCGTACCTACCTGCACTACGTGCGGCCCGGCGAGACCGGGTTCACCCTGGTCGGCACCGCGGCCTCCGGCAGCCTCGACCCGGCGGCCGAGAACGGTGCCGCGGACAAGGCGGCGGCCAACCGGCCCTGGTACGCCAACCTGTGGGACGGTGTGGACCACGCCGACACGGCGGCGGAACCGCACCACTGA
- a CDS encoding bifunctional DNA primase/polymerase, with product MPRPDHTRALHAALVTAARGLPVFPLSRTKLPAVRSPHRDEPRPTECRGACGRPGHGVYDASTDPARVRALFAVAPWATGYGVACGVGPLFLLGLDLDVKHGADGVAALAALAGVHGFALPPTVTVLTPSGGRHLWLTAPAPVSNSVGRLAPGIDVRGGGGYVVGPGSRTVAGRYSLAPGAPAEVLAPAPPELLRLAAPPPPHRPPRAEPRHPAEKRAAALVRFVLDSREGERNGRLFWAACRAYDAGFGEALAPALVTAAVHAGLSEREAAATVASAGRLHASAERSS from the coding sequence ATGCCACGCCCCGACCACACCCGCGCCCTGCACGCCGCGCTGGTCACCGCCGCGCGCGGGCTGCCCGTCTTCCCGCTGTCGCGTACCAAGCTGCCCGCGGTCCGCTCCCCGCACCGCGACGAGCCGCGCCCGACCGAGTGCCGCGGGGCGTGCGGACGGCCGGGTCACGGCGTGTACGACGCGAGCACGGACCCGGCCCGGGTGCGCGCCCTGTTCGCCGTGGCCCCCTGGGCGACGGGGTACGGCGTGGCCTGCGGGGTCGGCCCGCTGTTCCTGCTCGGCCTCGACCTCGACGTGAAGCACGGGGCCGACGGGGTGGCCGCGCTGGCGGCCCTCGCCGGAGTGCACGGCTTCGCCCTCCCGCCGACGGTGACCGTGCTGACCCCCAGCGGCGGCCGCCACCTGTGGCTCACCGCCCCCGCTCCGGTGTCCAACTCCGTGGGGCGGCTGGCCCCGGGGATAGACGTGCGCGGCGGTGGCGGTTACGTCGTCGGGCCCGGTTCCCGTACCGTCGCGGGCCGTTACTCCCTCGCGCCCGGCGCCCCCGCCGAGGTGCTCGCCCCGGCCCCACCCGAACTCCTTCGGCTGGCGGCCCCGCCGCCACCGCACCGCCCGCCCCGGGCCGAGCCCCGCCATCCGGCCGAGAAGCGGGCGGCGGCGCTGGTGCGCTTCGTGCTGGACTCCCGGGAGGGGGAGCGCAACGGCCGGCTCTTCTGGGCCGCCTGCCGTGCGTACGACGCGGGGTTCGGCGAAGCCCTCGCGCCGGCTCTGGTCACGGCGGCCGTCCACGCCGGCCTGAGTGAACGCGAGGCCGCCGCCACGGTCGCCTCGGCGGGTCGGCTCCACGCCTCCGCGGAGCGCTCCTCCTGA
- the eno gene encoding phosphopyruvate hydratase yields the protein MPSIDVVVAREILDSRGNPTVEVEVGLDDGSTGRAAVPSGASTGAFEALELRDGDKNRYQGKGVEKAVLAVIEQIGPELVGYDATEQRLIDQAMFDLDATSDKSSLGANAILGVSLAVAHAASEASDLPLFRYIGGPNAHVLPVPMMNILNGGSHADSNVDIQEFMIAPIGAESFSEAVRWGAEVYHTLKAVLKSRGLSTGLGDEGGFAPNLGSNREALDLIIEAIKQAGYTPGQDVALALDVAASEFYKDGLYQFEGESRTAEQMTDYYAELVEAYPLVSIEDPLYEDDWDGWKTITDKLGTKVQLVGDDLFVTNPERLQKGIDNATANALLVKVNQIGSLTETLDAVELAQRNGYKCMMSHRSGETEDVTIADLAVATNCGQIKTGAPARSERVAKYNQLLRIEEILDDAAVYAGRSAFPRFKG from the coding sequence GTGCCGTCGATCGACGTCGTCGTAGCCCGGGAAATCCTCGACTCGCGAGGCAACCCCACCGTCGAGGTCGAGGTCGGCCTCGACGACGGCAGCACCGGGCGTGCGGCCGTTCCGTCCGGCGCCTCCACCGGCGCCTTCGAAGCCCTCGAACTCCGTGACGGCGACAAGAACCGCTACCAGGGCAAGGGCGTGGAGAAGGCCGTCCTGGCCGTCATCGAGCAGATCGGCCCGGAGCTGGTCGGCTACGACGCGACCGAGCAGCGCCTGATCGACCAGGCGATGTTCGACCTGGACGCCACCTCGGACAAGTCCTCGCTCGGCGCCAACGCCATCCTCGGCGTCTCGCTGGCCGTGGCGCACGCCGCCTCCGAGGCCTCCGACCTGCCGCTCTTCCGCTACATCGGCGGCCCGAACGCGCACGTGCTGCCGGTGCCGATGATGAACATCCTCAACGGCGGCTCGCACGCGGACTCCAACGTCGACATCCAGGAGTTCATGATCGCTCCGATCGGCGCCGAGTCCTTCTCCGAGGCGGTGCGCTGGGGCGCGGAGGTCTACCACACCCTCAAGGCGGTGCTGAAGTCCCGCGGCCTGTCCACCGGCCTGGGCGACGAGGGCGGTTTCGCGCCGAACCTCGGCTCCAACCGCGAGGCGCTCGACCTCATCATCGAGGCCATCAAGCAGGCCGGCTACACCCCCGGCCAGGACGTGGCGCTGGCCCTGGACGTGGCCGCGTCCGAGTTCTACAAGGACGGCCTCTACCAGTTCGAGGGCGAGAGCCGTACCGCCGAGCAGATGACCGACTACTACGCCGAGCTGGTCGAGGCGTACCCGCTGGTCTCCATCGAGGACCCGCTGTACGAGGACGACTGGGACGGCTGGAAGACCATCACCGACAAGCTCGGCACGAAGGTCCAGCTGGTCGGCGACGACCTGTTCGTCACCAACCCGGAGCGGCTGCAGAAGGGCATCGACAACGCCACCGCCAACGCGCTGCTGGTCAAGGTGAACCAGATCGGCTCGCTCACCGAGACGCTGGACGCCGTCGAGCTGGCGCAGCGCAACGGCTACAAGTGCATGATGTCGCACCGCTCCGGCGAGACCGAGGACGTCACCATCGCCGACCTGGCCGTCGCCACCAACTGCGGCCAGATCAAGACCGGCGCCCCGGCCCGCTCCGAGCGCGTCGCGAAGTACAACCAGCTGCTGCGCATCGAGGAGATCCTCGACGACGCCGCTGTCTACGCCGGTCGCAGCGCCTTCCCGCGCTTCAAGGGCTGA
- a CDS encoding DUF4287 domain-containing protein, which yields MYQPHHSDETHRNLLDRIPHRTGRQIDDWLHDLAEGPSFLRFDEKVSWLRSEHDLSYGHAKALVHEYDLRRAARNLL from the coding sequence ATGTACCAACCGCACCACTCCGACGAGACCCACCGGAACCTGCTCGACCGCATCCCCCACCGCACAGGCCGCCAGATCGACGACTGGCTGCACGACCTCGCCGAAGGGCCCTCCTTCCTCCGGTTCGACGAGAAGGTCAGCTGGCTCCGCAGCGAGCACGACCTCTCCTACGGACACGCCAAGGCCCTCGTGCACGAGTACGACCTGCGGCGCGCCGCCCGCAACCTCCTCTGA
- a CDS encoding SAM-dependent methyltransferase, producing MADAAQRTIDLAEQALATPFPLRVRAWDGSEAGPSGAPVLVLRRRRALRRLLWRPGELGLARAWVAGDLDVEGDLYTALDSLAGLLWERDPGESPGGLAAGARRTAALLRDPDTYRLLRDAARLAGPGLPPAAPVEEARRRGGTAHTRGRDRAAISHHYDVGNAFYEMVLGPSMVYSCAVWEKPDTTLEEAQAAKLDLVCRKLGLSAGQRLLDVGCGWGSMVLHAAEHYGVRATGVTLSTEQAAYARKRVADAGLTERIEIRVQDYRDVTDGPYDAISSIGMAEHVGSERYLEYAGDLYALLRPGGRLLNHQIARRPLADEDAYTIDEFIDRYVFPDGELSPIGTTVARLEEAGFEVRDVEALREHYGRTLRAWVANLEARWPDAVAATSPGRARVWRLYMAASALAFERNRIGVNQVLAVRTEPGGAAGLPPTRTTWLS from the coding sequence ATGGCTGACGCGGCACAACGCACCATCGACCTCGCCGAACAGGCCCTCGCCACACCGTTCCCATTGCGCGTGCGCGCCTGGGACGGCAGCGAGGCCGGTCCGTCCGGCGCTCCCGTACTCGTCTTGCGCCGGCGCAGGGCCCTGCGCCGGCTGCTGTGGCGGCCCGGCGAACTGGGCCTCGCGCGGGCCTGGGTGGCGGGGGACCTGGACGTGGAGGGCGACCTCTACACCGCCCTGGACTCGCTCGCCGGGCTGCTGTGGGAGCGGGATCCCGGGGAGAGTCCGGGCGGTCTCGCCGCCGGCGCCCGCCGTACCGCGGCCCTGCTGCGCGATCCGGACACCTACCGGCTGCTGCGCGACGCCGCACGGCTGGCCGGCCCGGGGCTCCCGCCGGCCGCACCGGTGGAGGAGGCCCGCCGGCGCGGCGGGACGGCGCACACCAGGGGCCGCGACCGGGCCGCGATCTCCCACCACTACGACGTGGGCAACGCCTTCTACGAGATGGTGCTCGGCCCGTCGATGGTCTACTCGTGCGCCGTCTGGGAGAAGCCGGACACCACCCTGGAGGAGGCGCAGGCCGCCAAACTCGACCTGGTCTGCCGCAAGCTGGGGCTCTCGGCGGGACAGCGGCTGCTCGACGTGGGCTGCGGCTGGGGCTCCATGGTGCTGCACGCGGCCGAGCACTACGGGGTGCGCGCGACCGGTGTCACCCTCTCCACCGAGCAGGCCGCGTACGCGCGCAAGCGGGTGGCGGACGCCGGCCTCACCGAGCGGATCGAGATCCGGGTGCAGGACTACCGCGACGTCACCGACGGCCCCTACGACGCCATCTCGTCCATCGGCATGGCCGAGCACGTCGGCAGCGAGCGCTACCTGGAGTACGCCGGCGACCTGTACGCGCTGCTGCGGCCCGGCGGCCGGCTGCTGAACCACCAGATCGCCCGGCGCCCGCTGGCCGACGAGGACGCCTACACCATCGACGAGTTCATCGACCGGTACGTCTTCCCCGACGGCGAGCTCTCCCCGATCGGTACCACGGTGGCCCGGCTGGAGGAGGCCGGGTTCGAGGTGCGCGACGTGGAGGCGCTGCGGGAGCACTACGGCCGCACCCTGCGCGCCTGGGTGGCCAACCTGGAAGCCCGGTGGCCGGACGCGGTGGCGGCCACCAGCCCGGGTCGCGCCCGGGTGTGGCGCCTCTACATGGCCGCCTCGGCGCTGGCCTTCGAGCGCAACCGGATCGGCGTCAACCAGGTGCTGGCGGTGCGCACGGAGCCGGGCGGCGCGGCCGGGCTGCCGCCCACCCGCACCACGTGGTTGTCCTGA
- a CDS encoding Ppx/GppA phosphatase family protein, giving the protein MSELTGPVAAIDCGTNSIRLLIAEPDPVTGLLADLDRRMLIVRLGQGVDRTGRLAPEALERTFAACREYAEAIRAHGVPPERIVFTATSATRDAVNRDEFTRGVLDILGVEPQVVSGDEEARLSFTGATSELTDAHGLHAPYLVVDIGGGSTEFVLGSTEVAAARSVDIGCVRLTERHLVADGKVVDPPTAERIAAINRDIDAALDQAAAHVGLDQARTLVGLAGTVTTVAAIAQDLPRYDSAAIHHSRISLEQVRSITARLVAADHAERAAIPSMHEGRVDVIVAGALILLRIMERTGAAEVVVSEHDILDGIALSAALASE; this is encoded by the coding sequence GTGAGCGAGCTGACCGGGCCGGTCGCGGCCATCGACTGCGGGACCAACTCCATCCGGCTCCTGATCGCCGAACCCGATCCGGTGACCGGGCTGCTGGCCGACCTCGACCGACGGATGCTCATCGTGCGGCTGGGCCAGGGGGTGGACCGCACCGGGCGGCTCGCCCCCGAGGCGCTGGAGCGCACCTTCGCCGCCTGCCGCGAGTACGCCGAGGCGATCCGGGCCCACGGTGTTCCGCCCGAGCGGATCGTCTTCACCGCCACCTCGGCCACCCGCGACGCCGTGAACCGGGACGAGTTCACCCGGGGCGTCCTGGACATCCTCGGGGTGGAGCCGCAGGTCGTCAGCGGGGACGAGGAGGCGCGGCTGTCGTTCACCGGGGCAACCAGCGAACTCACCGACGCGCACGGCCTGCACGCGCCCTACCTGGTGGTGGACATCGGCGGCGGCTCCACCGAGTTCGTGCTCGGCTCCACCGAGGTGGCCGCCGCCCGCTCGGTGGACATCGGCTGCGTGCGGCTGACCGAACGCCACCTGGTGGCCGACGGAAAGGTCGTCGACCCGCCCACCGCCGAGCGGATCGCGGCGATCAACCGGGACATCGACGCGGCCCTCGACCAGGCCGCCGCCCACGTCGGGCTGGACCAGGCCCGCACCCTCGTGGGGCTGGCCGGCACGGTCACCACGGTGGCGGCTATCGCCCAGGACCTGCCCCGCTACGACTCCGCCGCGATCCACCACTCCCGGATCTCCCTGGAGCAGGTCCGCTCGATCACCGCCCGTCTGGTGGCGGCCGACCACGCGGAGCGGGCCGCGATCCCGTCGATGCACGAGGGCCGGGTGGACGTGATCGTGGCGGGCGCGCTGATCCTGCTGCGGATCATGGAACGGACCGGGGCGGCGGAGGTCGTCGTCAGCGAGCACGACATCCTCGACGGCATCGCTCTCTCTGCGGCACTCGCCTCCGAGTGA
- a CDS encoding LysM peptidoglycan-binding domain-containing protein, translating into MATAAATGVGIALPLIASGSAQAASVGTWDRVAVCETGAQWGANTGDGFFGGLAMTQDTWNQYGGGAYAERPDLATKDQQIAVAQKVLADLGAGAWPGCEVATGLIVDHRTPSIDTDATPVPDPSGPTGIQPSGTPAPTSSPTASPSPTATATGSGTPADGGTSAASGTSTGGGTPSAAPTAPGATATDTPAPVVPPGQIDGAPVTGTSQATPSPSGSGSPGARPGTPSTGSGRHGKPYDPTREELAAQDQETRTEVFSTTGSDATVNPVNPTNTSTVDKSGVSGSSGTSDSSGSASSSSDIGTQEGVDTYTVGAGDSLSGIASARHVDGGWRQLYAANRQLVGDDPNLIKPGQIISLG; encoded by the coding sequence GTGGCGACCGCCGCCGCGACAGGTGTCGGCATCGCACTCCCCCTCATAGCCTCCGGCTCCGCGCAGGCCGCGTCGGTCGGAACCTGGGACCGGGTGGCCGTCTGCGAGACCGGCGCCCAGTGGGGCGCGAACACCGGAGACGGCTTCTTCGGCGGCCTGGCGATGACCCAGGACACCTGGAACCAGTACGGCGGCGGCGCCTACGCCGAGCGGCCCGACCTGGCCACCAAGGACCAGCAGATAGCCGTCGCCCAGAAGGTCCTCGCCGACCTCGGGGCGGGCGCCTGGCCCGGGTGCGAGGTGGCGACCGGACTGATCGTGGACCACCGCACCCCGAGCATCGACACCGACGCCACCCCGGTACCCGACCCCTCGGGCCCGACCGGCATCCAGCCCAGCGGGACCCCCGCGCCGACCTCCTCGCCGACGGCCTCCCCGAGCCCGACGGCCACCGCGACCGGCAGCGGCACCCCGGCCGACGGCGGCACCTCGGCCGCCAGCGGCACCTCGACCGGCGGAGGTACCCCGTCGGCGGCCCCCACCGCGCCCGGGGCGACCGCGACCGACACGCCGGCCCCCGTCGTCCCGCCCGGCCAGATCGACGGCGCACCCGTCACGGGTACCTCGCAGGCCACCCCCTCGCCGTCCGGCTCCGGCAGCCCCGGCGCCCGGCCCGGTACGCCGTCCACCGGCTCCGGCCGCCACGGCAAGCCGTACGACCCGACGCGGGAGGAGCTCGCCGCTCAGGACCAGGAGACCCGGACCGAGGTCTTCTCGACCACCGGATCGGACGCGACGGTCAATCCGGTCAATCCGACCAATACGTCTACTGTGGACAAGAGCGGCGTATCCGGCTCTTCCGGCACCTCGGACTCTTCGGGCTCCGCGTCCAGTTCGTCTGATATCGGCACACAAGAGGGCGTTGACACCTATACCGTGGGGGCCGGCGACTCGCTCTCCGGGATCGCGTCCGCCCGTCACGTCGACGGCGGCTGGCGCCAGCTCTACGCCGCCAACCGCCAGTTGGTCGGCGACGACCCGAACCTCATCAAACCCGGACAGATCATCAGCCTGGGCTGA
- a CDS encoding acetyl-CoA C-acetyltransferase has product MPEAVIVSTARSPIGRAFKGSLKDLRPDDLAATVIRTALDKVPQLDPREIDDLMLGCGLPGGEQGFNLARIVAVRMGMDHLPGCTVTRYCSSSLQTTRMALHAIRAGEGDVFVSAGVEMVSRFTKGNSDTLPDTMNPVFDEARARTELRAAEGGGTWHDPREDGLVPDAYIAMGQTAENLAALKGITRQEQDEFGVRSQNLAERALAGGFWAREITPVTLPDGTVVSKDDGPRPGVTMEGVSGLKPVFRPDGTVTAGNCCPLNDGAAALVVMADTKARELGITPLARVVSTGVSALSPEIMGYGPVEASRQALRRAGMSVGDIDLVEINEAFAAQVIPSYRDLGVDLDRLNVNGGAIAVGHPFGMTGARITGTLINSLQFHDKQFGLETMCVGGGQGMAMVLERLS; this is encoded by the coding sequence ATGCCCGAAGCCGTCATCGTCTCCACCGCCCGTTCGCCCATCGGGCGCGCGTTCAAGGGCTCGCTGAAGGACCTGCGCCCCGACGACCTGGCCGCCACGGTGATCCGTACCGCCCTGGACAAGGTGCCGCAGCTCGACCCGCGCGAGATCGACGACCTGATGCTCGGCTGCGGCCTGCCCGGCGGCGAGCAGGGCTTCAACCTGGCCCGGATCGTCGCCGTGCGGATGGGCATGGACCACCTGCCGGGCTGTACGGTCACCCGCTACTGCTCGTCCTCGCTGCAGACCACACGGATGGCGCTGCACGCGATCCGGGCCGGCGAGGGCGACGTCTTCGTCTCGGCCGGCGTGGAGATGGTCTCCCGCTTCACCAAGGGCAACTCCGACACCCTGCCCGACACGATGAACCCCGTCTTCGACGAGGCGCGGGCCCGCACCGAGCTGCGCGCCGCCGAGGGCGGCGGCACCTGGCACGACCCGCGGGAGGACGGGCTGGTGCCCGACGCCTACATCGCCATGGGGCAGACCGCGGAGAACCTCGCCGCCCTGAAGGGGATCACCCGCCAGGAGCAGGACGAGTTCGGCGTCCGGTCGCAGAACCTCGCCGAGCGGGCGCTCGCGGGAGGCTTCTGGGCCCGCGAGATCACCCCGGTCACGCTCCCCGACGGCACGGTCGTCAGCAAGGACGACGGGCCTCGGCCGGGCGTCACCATGGAGGGGGTCTCGGGGCTGAAGCCGGTCTTCCGGCCCGACGGCACCGTGACCGCCGGCAACTGCTGCCCGCTCAACGACGGCGCCGCCGCCCTGGTCGTCATGGCCGACACCAAGGCGCGGGAGCTGGGCATCACCCCGCTCGCCCGGGTGGTGTCCACCGGAGTCTCCGCGCTCTCCCCGGAGATCATGGGCTACGGCCCGGTCGAGGCGTCAAGGCAGGCGCTGCGCCGGGCCGGGATGTCCGTCGGGGACATCGACCTGGTGGAGATCAACGAGGCGTTCGCCGCGCAGGTCATCCCCTCCTACCGCGACCTCGGCGTCGACCTCGACCGGCTGAACGTCAACGGCGGCGCCATCGCCGTCGGCCACCCCTTCGGCATGACCGGAGCCCGGATCACCGGCACGCTGATCAACAGCCTCCAGTTCCACGACAAGCAGTTCGGACTGGAGACGATGTGCGTGGGCGGCGGCCAGGGCATGGCCATGGTCCTCGAACGGCTCTCGTAG